The Bacteroidia bacterium genome includes a region encoding these proteins:
- a CDS encoding nuclear transport factor 2 family protein, with amino-acid sequence MNKPEIAQAYIAFLAKGDLQQILGLFAEDAIVISPVYGKKDCKDFYTQLFADTQNSELHIKGIFEDASTGNIALQFDYAWTLRDGSKVNFEVVDILEFDENKKITLLTIIYDTVRSRELVKKLEDT; translated from the coding sequence ATGAATAAACCTGAAATAGCGCAAGCGTATATAGCGTTTTTGGCAAAAGGAGACTTGCAGCAAATTCTGGGTCTTTTTGCCGAAGATGCTATCGTTATTTCACCTGTCTATGGGAAAAAGGATTGCAAAGACTTTTACACCCAATTATTTGCCGATACCCAAAATTCTGAGCTCCACATCAAAGGAATTTTTGAAGATGCCAGTACAGGTAATATTGCCTTGCAATTCGATTATGCCTGGACCTTAAGAGATGGATCAAAGGTCAATTTTGAAGTGGTCGATATCCTCGAGTTCGACGAGAATAAAAAGATCACGCTTCTCACAATCATCTATGATACAGTTCGCAGCCGCGAACTGGTCAAAAAGCTGGAGGATACATAA